The following are from one region of the Hippocampus zosterae strain Florida chromosome 9, ASM2543408v3, whole genome shotgun sequence genome:
- the LOC127608009 gene encoding AMP deaminase 2-like isoform X5, with the protein MEEKYKEIAEELFTRSMAESEMRSAPYEFPEDSPIEQLEERRHRLERQISQDIKLEPEILLRAKQDFLKIDSAADLELMKGKSLDAVDNGLKEREVPMEREYQRVSISGEEKCGVPFTDLVDAAKCVVKALFIREKYINRSLQSFCKTTAHALQDLGLKLLDLGIYDKFPENPVDADAPVHPPVSETHPYDNLDPKSLPSDMGYGCKMIDGVMHVYTKKTTMEKSTLLDLPYPDLKEYIADMNVMMALIINGPVKSFCYRRLQYLSSKYQMHILLNEMKELAAQKKVPHRDFYNIRKVDTHIHASSCMNQKHLLRFIKRAMKKYPGEIVHIEHGRGQTLKEVFETMNLTAFDLSVDTLDMHADRNTFHRFDKFNAKYNPIGESILREIFIKTDNHVEGKYFAHIVKEVMSDLEESKYQNSELRLSIYGRSRDEWNKLAQWAVKHRVYSDNVRWLIQVPRLFDVYRTKKQLANFQEMLENIFLPLFEATINPQSHRELHLFLEHVVGFDSVDDESKPEHHIFNLDSPLPANWREEDNPPYSYYLYYTYANMTVLNHLRRRRGFHTFVLRPHCGEAGPIHHLVSGFILSENISHGLLLRKAPVLQYLYYLAQIGIAMSPLSNNSLFLSYHRNPLPEYLSRGLVVSLSTDDPLQFHFTKEPLMEEYSIATQVWKLSSCDMCELARNSVLMSGFSHNAKSYWLGPNYYKEGPESNDIRRTNLPDIRVAYRSETLSEELQLITHAVRTDELETIGEEDTLCMGPVPGCR; encoded by the exons ATGGAAGAGAAGTACAAAGAAATTGCAGAG GAGCTGTTCACGCGCAGCATGGCAGAAAGTGAGATGCGCAGCGCCCCCTACGAGTTCCCAGAGGACAGCCCCATCGAGCAGCTGGAGGAGCGCCGGCACAGACTTGAGAGGCAGATCAGCCAGGACATCAA GCTTGAGCCCGAGATCTTGCTCCGCGCCAAACAGGACTTCCTGAAAATCGACAGTGCCGCAGACCTCGA ATTAATGAAGGGGAAGAGTCTTGATGCCGTTGATAATGGCCTTAAGGAGCGGGAAGTGCCAATGGAGAGGGAGTATCAGCGGGTTTCAATATCTGGAGAGGAAAAATGCGGG GTGCCCTTCACTGACCTGGTTGATGCTGCCAAGTGTGTGGTGAAGGCTTTGTTCATTCGGGAGAAGTACATCAACAGGTCGTTGCAGTCCTTTTGCAAGACGACAGCTCACGCCTTGCAGGACCTTGGCTTGAAGCTACTGGACTTGGGAATTTATGACAAATTCCCCGAGAACCCCGTCGACGCTG ATGCTCCTGTCCACCCACCCGTCTCTGAGACGCACCCTTATGACAATCTGGACCCCAAAAGTCTGCCTTCAGATATGGGATATGGTTGCAAGATGATAGATGGAGTCATGCATGTTTATACCAAGAAAACCACCATGGAGAA AAGTACCCTATTAGACCTGCCGTATCCTGACCTGAAAGAATATATCGCAGACATGAACGTCATGATGGCTCTTATCATTAATGGCCCAGT GAAATCTTTTTGCTACCGGCGGCTACAGTATTTAAGCTCCAAATATCAAATGCACATCCTCCTAAATGAGATGAAGGAGCTGGCAGCCCAGAAGAAAGTTCCTCACAGAGACTTTTACAACATACGTAAA gtagacacacacatacacgcgtcGTCCTGCATGAACCAGAAGCACCTGCTGCGCTTCATCAAGAGGGCCATGAAAAAATACCCTGGGGAGATTGTTCACATTGAGCATGGCCGAGGTCAAACCCTCAAGGAGGTTTTTGAGACCATGAACCTGACAGCCTTCGACCTGAGCGTCGACACGCTTGATATGCATGCG gacCGCAACACGTTCCATCGTTTTGACAAATTCAATGCCAAATACAACCCCATTGGAGAATCGATCCTCAGAGAGATCTTCATCAAGACTGACAATCATGTTGAGGGGAAATACTTTGCACACATAGTCAAG GAGGTGATGTCCGACCTTGAGGAGAGCAAGTACCAGAACTCCGAGCTACGTCTGTCCATCTATGGTCGCTCCAGAGACGAATGGAACAAGCTGGCCCAGTGGGCTGTTAAACACCGGGTGTATTCTGATAACGTGCGCTGGCTTATCCAGGTGCCTCGTCTTTT CGACGTGTATCGGACAAAGAAGCAACTGGCAAATTTCCAGGAGATGCTCGAGAACATCTTCCTGCCGCTGTTTGAAGCCACCATCAACCCCCAAAGCCATCGCGAGCTGCATCTCTTCCTGGAGCAC GTGGTGGGCTTTGACAGCGTGGATGATGAGTCCAAACCTGAGCACCATATTTTCAATCTGGATAGTCCCCTCCCAGCCAACTGGAGAGAGGAGGACAACCCGCCCTACTCCTACTATCTCTACTACACCTACGCCAACATGACCGTGCTCAACCACCTTCGCAG GAGGCGAGGCTTTCATACGTTTGTGCTGCGACCACACTGTGGGGAGGCTGGGCCAATCCACCACCTGGTGTCAGGGTTCATATTATCAGAGAACATCTCCCATGGTCTGCTGCTCAGAAAG GCCCCTGTGCTGCAGTATTTATACTATCTGGCCCAGATCGGCATCGCCATGTCCCCTCTGAGCAACAATAGCCTCTTCCTGAGCTACCACCGCAATCCGCTACCAGAGTACCTGTCAAGAGGCCTCGTGGTATCTCTGTCCACAGACGACCCCCTCCAGTTCCACTTCACCAAG gagcCTCTCATGGAGGAATACAGCATTGCGACTCAAGTCTGGAAGCTGAGTTCTTGTGACATGTGCGAGCTGGCAAGAAACAGTGTTCTGATGAGTGGCTTTTCACACAAT GCAAAAAGCTACTGGCTGGGCCCCAACTATTATAAAGAGGGCCCAGAGAGCAACGACATCCGCCGCACCAACCTCCCCGACATCCGGGTGGCGTACCGCAGCGAGACGCTCTCCGAGGAGCTGCAGCTCATCACGCACGCCGTGCGCACCGATGAGCTGGAAACGATCGGCGAGGAGGACACACTGTGCATGGGGCCTGTGCCCGGGTGCCGTTGA
- the LOC127608009 gene encoding AMP deaminase 2-like isoform X1 has protein sequence MGVLICASSLNILQTKAYNSRNFFWLFLRRPGTHSATQLPVLMSCFPNSDSSATMSGGDLCGVSGSKPLKPQRSLPGTPVTLKHLPVDLRTSMEEKYKEIAEELFTRSMAESEMRSAPYEFPEDSPIEQLEERRHRLERQISQDIKLEPEILLRAKQDFLKIDSAADLELMKGKSLDAVDNGLKEREVPMEREYQRVSISGEEKCGVPFTDLVDAAKCVVKALFIREKYINRSLQSFCKTTAHALQDLGLKLLDLGIYDKFPENPVDADAPVHPPVSETHPYDNLDPKSLPSDMGYGCKMIDGVMHVYTKKTTMEKSTLLDLPYPDLKEYIADMNVMMALIINGPVKSFCYRRLQYLSSKYQMHILLNEMKELAAQKKVPHRDFYNIRKVDTHIHASSCMNQKHLLRFIKRAMKKYPGEIVHIEHGRGQTLKEVFETMNLTAFDLSVDTLDMHADRNTFHRFDKFNAKYNPIGESILREIFIKTDNHVEGKYFAHIVKEVMSDLEESKYQNSELRLSIYGRSRDEWNKLAQWAVKHRVYSDNVRWLIQVPRLFDVYRTKKQLANFQEMLENIFLPLFEATINPQSHRELHLFLEHVVGFDSVDDESKPEHHIFNLDSPLPANWREEDNPPYSYYLYYTYANMTVLNHLRRRRGFHTFVLRPHCGEAGPIHHLVSGFILSENISHGLLLRKAPVLQYLYYLAQIGIAMSPLSNNSLFLSYHRNPLPEYLSRGLVVSLSTDDPLQFHFTKEPLMEEYSIATQVWKLSSCDMCELARNSVLMSGFSHNAKSYWLGPNYYKEGPESNDIRRTNLPDIRVAYRSETLSEELQLITHAVRTDELETIGEEDTLCMGPVPGCR, from the exons ATCTGTGTGGTGTGTCTGGGTCCAAACCACTCAAGCCCCAACGTTCCCTACCAGGAACCCCCGTCACTCTGAAACACCTCCCGGTTGACCTGCGCACCTCCATGGAAGAGAAGTACAAAGAAATTGCAGAG GAGCTGTTCACGCGCAGCATGGCAGAAAGTGAGATGCGCAGCGCCCCCTACGAGTTCCCAGAGGACAGCCCCATCGAGCAGCTGGAGGAGCGCCGGCACAGACTTGAGAGGCAGATCAGCCAGGACATCAA GCTTGAGCCCGAGATCTTGCTCCGCGCCAAACAGGACTTCCTGAAAATCGACAGTGCCGCAGACCTCGA ATTAATGAAGGGGAAGAGTCTTGATGCCGTTGATAATGGCCTTAAGGAGCGGGAAGTGCCAATGGAGAGGGAGTATCAGCGGGTTTCAATATCTGGAGAGGAAAAATGCGGG GTGCCCTTCACTGACCTGGTTGATGCTGCCAAGTGTGTGGTGAAGGCTTTGTTCATTCGGGAGAAGTACATCAACAGGTCGTTGCAGTCCTTTTGCAAGACGACAGCTCACGCCTTGCAGGACCTTGGCTTGAAGCTACTGGACTTGGGAATTTATGACAAATTCCCCGAGAACCCCGTCGACGCTG ATGCTCCTGTCCACCCACCCGTCTCTGAGACGCACCCTTATGACAATCTGGACCCCAAAAGTCTGCCTTCAGATATGGGATATGGTTGCAAGATGATAGATGGAGTCATGCATGTTTATACCAAGAAAACCACCATGGAGAA AAGTACCCTATTAGACCTGCCGTATCCTGACCTGAAAGAATATATCGCAGACATGAACGTCATGATGGCTCTTATCATTAATGGCCCAGT GAAATCTTTTTGCTACCGGCGGCTACAGTATTTAAGCTCCAAATATCAAATGCACATCCTCCTAAATGAGATGAAGGAGCTGGCAGCCCAGAAGAAAGTTCCTCACAGAGACTTTTACAACATACGTAAA gtagacacacacatacacgcgtcGTCCTGCATGAACCAGAAGCACCTGCTGCGCTTCATCAAGAGGGCCATGAAAAAATACCCTGGGGAGATTGTTCACATTGAGCATGGCCGAGGTCAAACCCTCAAGGAGGTTTTTGAGACCATGAACCTGACAGCCTTCGACCTGAGCGTCGACACGCTTGATATGCATGCG gacCGCAACACGTTCCATCGTTTTGACAAATTCAATGCCAAATACAACCCCATTGGAGAATCGATCCTCAGAGAGATCTTCATCAAGACTGACAATCATGTTGAGGGGAAATACTTTGCACACATAGTCAAG GAGGTGATGTCCGACCTTGAGGAGAGCAAGTACCAGAACTCCGAGCTACGTCTGTCCATCTATGGTCGCTCCAGAGACGAATGGAACAAGCTGGCCCAGTGGGCTGTTAAACACCGGGTGTATTCTGATAACGTGCGCTGGCTTATCCAGGTGCCTCGTCTTTT CGACGTGTATCGGACAAAGAAGCAACTGGCAAATTTCCAGGAGATGCTCGAGAACATCTTCCTGCCGCTGTTTGAAGCCACCATCAACCCCCAAAGCCATCGCGAGCTGCATCTCTTCCTGGAGCAC GTGGTGGGCTTTGACAGCGTGGATGATGAGTCCAAACCTGAGCACCATATTTTCAATCTGGATAGTCCCCTCCCAGCCAACTGGAGAGAGGAGGACAACCCGCCCTACTCCTACTATCTCTACTACACCTACGCCAACATGACCGTGCTCAACCACCTTCGCAG GAGGCGAGGCTTTCATACGTTTGTGCTGCGACCACACTGTGGGGAGGCTGGGCCAATCCACCACCTGGTGTCAGGGTTCATATTATCAGAGAACATCTCCCATGGTCTGCTGCTCAGAAAG GCCCCTGTGCTGCAGTATTTATACTATCTGGCCCAGATCGGCATCGCCATGTCCCCTCTGAGCAACAATAGCCTCTTCCTGAGCTACCACCGCAATCCGCTACCAGAGTACCTGTCAAGAGGCCTCGTGGTATCTCTGTCCACAGACGACCCCCTCCAGTTCCACTTCACCAAG gagcCTCTCATGGAGGAATACAGCATTGCGACTCAAGTCTGGAAGCTGAGTTCTTGTGACATGTGCGAGCTGGCAAGAAACAGTGTTCTGATGAGTGGCTTTTCACACAAT GCAAAAAGCTACTGGCTGGGCCCCAACTATTATAAAGAGGGCCCAGAGAGCAACGACATCCGCCGCACCAACCTCCCCGACATCCGGGTGGCGTACCGCAGCGAGACGCTCTCCGAGGAGCTGCAGCTCATCACGCACGCCGTGCGCACCGATGAGCTGGAAACGATCGGCGAGGAGGACACACTGTGCATGGGGCCTGTGCCCGGGTGCCGTTGA
- the LOC127608009 gene encoding AMP deaminase 2-like isoform X4 — translation MSCFPNSDSSATMSGGDLCGVSGSKPLKPQRSLPGTPVTLKHLPVDLRTSMEEKYKEIAEELFTRSMAESEMRSAPYEFPEDSPIEQLEERRHRLERQISQDIKLEPEILLRAKQDFLKIDSAADLELMKGKSLDAVDNGLKEREVPMEREYQRVSISGEEKCGVPFTDLVDAAKCVVKALFIREKYINRSLQSFCKTTAHALQDLGLKLLDLGIYDKFPENPVDADAPVHPPVSETHPYDNLDPKSLPSDMGYGCKMIDGVMHVYTKKTTMEKSTLLDLPYPDLKEYIADMNVMMALIINGPVKSFCYRRLQYLSSKYQMHILLNEMKELAAQKKVPHRDFYNIRKVDTHIHASSCMNQKHLLRFIKRAMKKYPGEIVHIEHGRGQTLKEVFETMNLTAFDLSVDTLDMHADRNTFHRFDKFNAKYNPIGESILREIFIKTDNHVEGKYFAHIVKEVMSDLEESKYQNSELRLSIYGRSRDEWNKLAQWAVKHRVYSDNVRWLIQVPRLFDVYRTKKQLANFQEMLENIFLPLFEATINPQSHRELHLFLEHVVGFDSVDDESKPEHHIFNLDSPLPANWREEDNPPYSYYLYYTYANMTVLNHLRRRRGFHTFVLRPHCGEAGPIHHLVSGFILSENISHGLLLRKAPVLQYLYYLAQIGIAMSPLSNNSLFLSYHRNPLPEYLSRGLVVSLSTDDPLQFHFTKEPLMEEYSIATQVWKLSSCDMCELARNSVLMSGFSHNAKSYWLGPNYYKEGPESNDIRRTNLPDIRVAYRSETLSEELQLITHAVRTDELETIGEEDTLCMGPVPGCR, via the exons ATCTGTGTGGTGTGTCTGGGTCCAAACCACTCAAGCCCCAACGTTCCCTACCAGGAACCCCCGTCACTCTGAAACACCTCCCGGTTGACCTGCGCACCTCCATGGAAGAGAAGTACAAAGAAATTGCAGAG GAGCTGTTCACGCGCAGCATGGCAGAAAGTGAGATGCGCAGCGCCCCCTACGAGTTCCCAGAGGACAGCCCCATCGAGCAGCTGGAGGAGCGCCGGCACAGACTTGAGAGGCAGATCAGCCAGGACATCAA GCTTGAGCCCGAGATCTTGCTCCGCGCCAAACAGGACTTCCTGAAAATCGACAGTGCCGCAGACCTCGA ATTAATGAAGGGGAAGAGTCTTGATGCCGTTGATAATGGCCTTAAGGAGCGGGAAGTGCCAATGGAGAGGGAGTATCAGCGGGTTTCAATATCTGGAGAGGAAAAATGCGGG GTGCCCTTCACTGACCTGGTTGATGCTGCCAAGTGTGTGGTGAAGGCTTTGTTCATTCGGGAGAAGTACATCAACAGGTCGTTGCAGTCCTTTTGCAAGACGACAGCTCACGCCTTGCAGGACCTTGGCTTGAAGCTACTGGACTTGGGAATTTATGACAAATTCCCCGAGAACCCCGTCGACGCTG ATGCTCCTGTCCACCCACCCGTCTCTGAGACGCACCCTTATGACAATCTGGACCCCAAAAGTCTGCCTTCAGATATGGGATATGGTTGCAAGATGATAGATGGAGTCATGCATGTTTATACCAAGAAAACCACCATGGAGAA AAGTACCCTATTAGACCTGCCGTATCCTGACCTGAAAGAATATATCGCAGACATGAACGTCATGATGGCTCTTATCATTAATGGCCCAGT GAAATCTTTTTGCTACCGGCGGCTACAGTATTTAAGCTCCAAATATCAAATGCACATCCTCCTAAATGAGATGAAGGAGCTGGCAGCCCAGAAGAAAGTTCCTCACAGAGACTTTTACAACATACGTAAA gtagacacacacatacacgcgtcGTCCTGCATGAACCAGAAGCACCTGCTGCGCTTCATCAAGAGGGCCATGAAAAAATACCCTGGGGAGATTGTTCACATTGAGCATGGCCGAGGTCAAACCCTCAAGGAGGTTTTTGAGACCATGAACCTGACAGCCTTCGACCTGAGCGTCGACACGCTTGATATGCATGCG gacCGCAACACGTTCCATCGTTTTGACAAATTCAATGCCAAATACAACCCCATTGGAGAATCGATCCTCAGAGAGATCTTCATCAAGACTGACAATCATGTTGAGGGGAAATACTTTGCACACATAGTCAAG GAGGTGATGTCCGACCTTGAGGAGAGCAAGTACCAGAACTCCGAGCTACGTCTGTCCATCTATGGTCGCTCCAGAGACGAATGGAACAAGCTGGCCCAGTGGGCTGTTAAACACCGGGTGTATTCTGATAACGTGCGCTGGCTTATCCAGGTGCCTCGTCTTTT CGACGTGTATCGGACAAAGAAGCAACTGGCAAATTTCCAGGAGATGCTCGAGAACATCTTCCTGCCGCTGTTTGAAGCCACCATCAACCCCCAAAGCCATCGCGAGCTGCATCTCTTCCTGGAGCAC GTGGTGGGCTTTGACAGCGTGGATGATGAGTCCAAACCTGAGCACCATATTTTCAATCTGGATAGTCCCCTCCCAGCCAACTGGAGAGAGGAGGACAACCCGCCCTACTCCTACTATCTCTACTACACCTACGCCAACATGACCGTGCTCAACCACCTTCGCAG GAGGCGAGGCTTTCATACGTTTGTGCTGCGACCACACTGTGGGGAGGCTGGGCCAATCCACCACCTGGTGTCAGGGTTCATATTATCAGAGAACATCTCCCATGGTCTGCTGCTCAGAAAG GCCCCTGTGCTGCAGTATTTATACTATCTGGCCCAGATCGGCATCGCCATGTCCCCTCTGAGCAACAATAGCCTCTTCCTGAGCTACCACCGCAATCCGCTACCAGAGTACCTGTCAAGAGGCCTCGTGGTATCTCTGTCCACAGACGACCCCCTCCAGTTCCACTTCACCAAG gagcCTCTCATGGAGGAATACAGCATTGCGACTCAAGTCTGGAAGCTGAGTTCTTGTGACATGTGCGAGCTGGCAAGAAACAGTGTTCTGATGAGTGGCTTTTCACACAAT GCAAAAAGCTACTGGCTGGGCCCCAACTATTATAAAGAGGGCCCAGAGAGCAACGACATCCGCCGCACCAACCTCCCCGACATCCGGGTGGCGTACCGCAGCGAGACGCTCTCCGAGGAGCTGCAGCTCATCACGCACGCCGTGCGCACCGATGAGCTGGAAACGATCGGCGAGGAGGACACACTGTGCATGGGGCCTGTGCCCGGGTGCCGTTGA
- the LOC127608009 gene encoding AMP deaminase 2-like isoform X2, with the protein MGVLICASSLNILQTKAYNSRNFFWLFLRRPGTHSATQLPVLMSCFPNSDSSATMSGGDLCGVSGSKPLKPQRSLPGTPVTLKHLPVDLRTSMEEKYKEIAEELFTRSMAESEMRSAPYEFPEDSPIEQLEERRHRLERQISQDIKLMKGKSLDAVDNGLKEREVPMEREYQRVSISGEEKCGVPFTDLVDAAKCVVKALFIREKYINRSLQSFCKTTAHALQDLGLKLLDLGIYDKFPENPVDADAPVHPPVSETHPYDNLDPKSLPSDMGYGCKMIDGVMHVYTKKTTMEKSTLLDLPYPDLKEYIADMNVMMALIINGPVKSFCYRRLQYLSSKYQMHILLNEMKELAAQKKVPHRDFYNIRKVDTHIHASSCMNQKHLLRFIKRAMKKYPGEIVHIEHGRGQTLKEVFETMNLTAFDLSVDTLDMHADRNTFHRFDKFNAKYNPIGESILREIFIKTDNHVEGKYFAHIVKEVMSDLEESKYQNSELRLSIYGRSRDEWNKLAQWAVKHRVYSDNVRWLIQVPRLFDVYRTKKQLANFQEMLENIFLPLFEATINPQSHRELHLFLEHVVGFDSVDDESKPEHHIFNLDSPLPANWREEDNPPYSYYLYYTYANMTVLNHLRRRRGFHTFVLRPHCGEAGPIHHLVSGFILSENISHGLLLRKAPVLQYLYYLAQIGIAMSPLSNNSLFLSYHRNPLPEYLSRGLVVSLSTDDPLQFHFTKEPLMEEYSIATQVWKLSSCDMCELARNSVLMSGFSHNAKSYWLGPNYYKEGPESNDIRRTNLPDIRVAYRSETLSEELQLITHAVRTDELETIGEEDTLCMGPVPGCR; encoded by the exons ATCTGTGTGGTGTGTCTGGGTCCAAACCACTCAAGCCCCAACGTTCCCTACCAGGAACCCCCGTCACTCTGAAACACCTCCCGGTTGACCTGCGCACCTCCATGGAAGAGAAGTACAAAGAAATTGCAGAG GAGCTGTTCACGCGCAGCATGGCAGAAAGTGAGATGCGCAGCGCCCCCTACGAGTTCCCAGAGGACAGCCCCATCGAGCAGCTGGAGGAGCGCCGGCACAGACTTGAGAGGCAGATCAGCCAGGACATCAA ATTAATGAAGGGGAAGAGTCTTGATGCCGTTGATAATGGCCTTAAGGAGCGGGAAGTGCCAATGGAGAGGGAGTATCAGCGGGTTTCAATATCTGGAGAGGAAAAATGCGGG GTGCCCTTCACTGACCTGGTTGATGCTGCCAAGTGTGTGGTGAAGGCTTTGTTCATTCGGGAGAAGTACATCAACAGGTCGTTGCAGTCCTTTTGCAAGACGACAGCTCACGCCTTGCAGGACCTTGGCTTGAAGCTACTGGACTTGGGAATTTATGACAAATTCCCCGAGAACCCCGTCGACGCTG ATGCTCCTGTCCACCCACCCGTCTCTGAGACGCACCCTTATGACAATCTGGACCCCAAAAGTCTGCCTTCAGATATGGGATATGGTTGCAAGATGATAGATGGAGTCATGCATGTTTATACCAAGAAAACCACCATGGAGAA AAGTACCCTATTAGACCTGCCGTATCCTGACCTGAAAGAATATATCGCAGACATGAACGTCATGATGGCTCTTATCATTAATGGCCCAGT GAAATCTTTTTGCTACCGGCGGCTACAGTATTTAAGCTCCAAATATCAAATGCACATCCTCCTAAATGAGATGAAGGAGCTGGCAGCCCAGAAGAAAGTTCCTCACAGAGACTTTTACAACATACGTAAA gtagacacacacatacacgcgtcGTCCTGCATGAACCAGAAGCACCTGCTGCGCTTCATCAAGAGGGCCATGAAAAAATACCCTGGGGAGATTGTTCACATTGAGCATGGCCGAGGTCAAACCCTCAAGGAGGTTTTTGAGACCATGAACCTGACAGCCTTCGACCTGAGCGTCGACACGCTTGATATGCATGCG gacCGCAACACGTTCCATCGTTTTGACAAATTCAATGCCAAATACAACCCCATTGGAGAATCGATCCTCAGAGAGATCTTCATCAAGACTGACAATCATGTTGAGGGGAAATACTTTGCACACATAGTCAAG GAGGTGATGTCCGACCTTGAGGAGAGCAAGTACCAGAACTCCGAGCTACGTCTGTCCATCTATGGTCGCTCCAGAGACGAATGGAACAAGCTGGCCCAGTGGGCTGTTAAACACCGGGTGTATTCTGATAACGTGCGCTGGCTTATCCAGGTGCCTCGTCTTTT CGACGTGTATCGGACAAAGAAGCAACTGGCAAATTTCCAGGAGATGCTCGAGAACATCTTCCTGCCGCTGTTTGAAGCCACCATCAACCCCCAAAGCCATCGCGAGCTGCATCTCTTCCTGGAGCAC GTGGTGGGCTTTGACAGCGTGGATGATGAGTCCAAACCTGAGCACCATATTTTCAATCTGGATAGTCCCCTCCCAGCCAACTGGAGAGAGGAGGACAACCCGCCCTACTCCTACTATCTCTACTACACCTACGCCAACATGACCGTGCTCAACCACCTTCGCAG GAGGCGAGGCTTTCATACGTTTGTGCTGCGACCACACTGTGGGGAGGCTGGGCCAATCCACCACCTGGTGTCAGGGTTCATATTATCAGAGAACATCTCCCATGGTCTGCTGCTCAGAAAG GCCCCTGTGCTGCAGTATTTATACTATCTGGCCCAGATCGGCATCGCCATGTCCCCTCTGAGCAACAATAGCCTCTTCCTGAGCTACCACCGCAATCCGCTACCAGAGTACCTGTCAAGAGGCCTCGTGGTATCTCTGTCCACAGACGACCCCCTCCAGTTCCACTTCACCAAG gagcCTCTCATGGAGGAATACAGCATTGCGACTCAAGTCTGGAAGCTGAGTTCTTGTGACATGTGCGAGCTGGCAAGAAACAGTGTTCTGATGAGTGGCTTTTCACACAAT GCAAAAAGCTACTGGCTGGGCCCCAACTATTATAAAGAGGGCCCAGAGAGCAACGACATCCGCCGCACCAACCTCCCCGACATCCGGGTGGCGTACCGCAGCGAGACGCTCTCCGAGGAGCTGCAGCTCATCACGCACGCCGTGCGCACCGATGAGCTGGAAACGATCGGCGAGGAGGACACACTGTGCATGGGGCCTGTGCCCGGGTGCCGTTGA